One stretch of Hevea brasiliensis isolate MT/VB/25A 57/8 chromosome 12, ASM3005281v1, whole genome shotgun sequence DNA includes these proteins:
- the LOC110652999 gene encoding amino acid permease 3-like: MVENTAALSLSQQDSDFSTEFKICGFVHYLNLSGVVIGYTIASSNSMMAIRRSNCFNKSGGKNPCRMNPYIIAFGITEIILSQIPDFAQLWWLFSVAAVMSFTYSSIVLGLSIAKVAENGKFKGSLTGISIGTVTQTQKIWRSFQALGDIAFAYSYIISLIEIQDTIKSPPSEAETMRKATLISVAVTTLFYMLCGCFGYAAFGDMSPKDLLTGFGFYSPYWLLDIANVAIVIHLVGAYQIHCQPLFAFIEKAAAQRFPDSEFISREIKIPISGSHFYNLNLFRLVWRTCFVILTTVISMLLPFFKDIVDLLGALGFWPLAVYFPVEIYVAQKKIPKWSTRWLCLQLLSAACLIITIAAAAGSIAGVVGDLKSVKPFKTFY; encoded by the exons ATGGTAGAGAATACAGCAGCACTGAGCCTTTCCCAGCAAGATTCCGATTTCTCCA CTGAGTTCAAGATATGTGGATTTGTTCATTATCTTAACCTCTCTGGAGTTGTCATTGGTTACACAATAGCATCATCCAATAGCATGAT GGCAATTAGGAGATCTAATTGTTTCAACAAGAGTGGAGGCAAAAATCCGTGCCGTATGAATCCTTACATTATTGCTTTTGGGATCACAGAAATTATTTTGTCGCAAATTCCTGATTTTGCTCAGCTATGGTGGCTCTTCAGTGTTGCTGCTGTTATGTCCTTCACTTACTCGTCTATCGTTCTTGGACTAAGCATTGCCAAAGTCGCAGAGAATGGAAAATTCAAGGGAAGCCTAACTGGAATTAGCATTGGCACTGTAACCCAAACCCAGAAGATATGGAGAAGCTTTCAAGCACTTGGTGACATTGCTTTTGCGTATTCTTACATCATTTCCCTCATTGAAATTCAG GACACAATCAAATCCCCACCGTCAGAGGCCGAGACAATGAGGAAAGCAACTCTAATAAGTGTTGCAGTGACAACCCTTTTCTACATGCTCTGCGGCTGCTTTGGTTACGCTGCCTTTGGAGATATGTCGCCTAAAGATCTCCTCACAGGCTTCGGATTTTATAGCCCATATTGGCTACTAGACATTGCCAATGTTGCcatagtaatccaccttgtcgGTGCTTACCAAATCCACTGCCAACCCCTCTTTGCCTTCATCGAGAAAGCAGCAGCACAGAGATTCCCAGATAGCGAATTCATTAGCAGAGAAATCAAAATTCCAATTTCTGGTTCCCATTTCTACAACCTCAACCTCTTCAGATTGGTTTGGAGGACATGTTTTGTGATCTTGACCACTGTGATTTCAATGCTCCTTCCTTTCTTCAAAGACATAGTTGATCTCTTGGGAGCTTTGGGATTTTGGCCATTAGCTGTTTACTTCCCAGTTGAGATATACGTAGCACAAAAGAAAATACCAAAATGGAGCACAAGATGGCTCTGCCTCCAACTCTTAAGTGCTGCTTGCCTAATAATTACCATAGCTGCTGCTGCTGGCTCCATTGCTGGAGTTGTTGGTGATCTCAAGTCTGTCAAGCCCTTCAAGACCTTTTATTGA
- the LOC110655337 gene encoding cyclin-A1-1 — MKKRPSIDFMERIQKDINASMRAILIDWLVEVAEEYRLVPDTLFLTVNYIDRYLSGNVMNRQKLQLLGVACMMIAAKYEEICAPQVEEFCYITDNTYFREEVLEMESAVLNYLKFEMTAPTAKCFLRRFVRAAQGIYEVPSMQLECLANYITELSLLEYSMLGYAPSLIAASAIFLAKYILLPSRRPWNSTLQHYTLYQPSDLCECAKDLHRLCCNNHNSTLPAIREKYSQHKYKFVAKKYCPPPSIPQEFFHNQSC; from the exons ATGAAGAAAAGGCCTTCCATAGATTTTATGGAAAGAATTCAGAAGGATATAAATGCCAGCATGCGCGCAATACTCATTGATTGGCTTGTGGag GTGGCTGAAGAGTATAGGCTTGTACCTGATACATTGTTTTTGACTGTGAACTACATAGATCGGTATCTATCAGGAAATGTGATGAACAGGCAAAAACTGCAGCTGCTTGGTGTTGCTTGCATGATGATTGCTGC AAAATATGAGGAAATTTGTGCACCCCAGGTGGAAGAGTTTTGCTACATCACAGATAACACCTATTTTAGGGAGGAG GTTCTGGAAATGGAATCAGCTGTTTTGAATTACTTGAAGTTCGAAATGACAGCCCCCACAGCAAAATGTTTTCTTAG ACGATTTGTTCGTGCTGCTCAAGGAATTTATGAG GTTCCATCGATGCAGTTGGAGTGCTTGGCCAACTACATCACTGAATTATCTCTCCTAGAGTACAGTATGCTTGGCTATGCTCCATCACTCATTGCTGCCTCTGCAATTTTCTTGGCTAAATATATACTTCTTCCTTCGAGAAGACCATGG AATTCTACTTTGCAGCATTACACTCTTTACCAGCCTTCAGATTTGTGTGAATGTGCGAAGGATCTCCACCGCCTGTGCTGTAACAACCATAATTCTACCTTACCTGCAATCCGGGAGAAATACAGCCAACATAAG TACAAATTCGTAGCAAAGAAATACTGCCCTCCTCCTTCAATACCTCAAGAATTCTTCCACAACCAAAGCTGCTAA
- the LOC110655336 gene encoding uncharacterized protein LOC110655336: MAPLVLTLLLHFSIALSSASPDHESSGATTIIFATLGSRSTYAFDIFTLPTRASPSSADEIQLTDGKSLNFNGFFPSLSSSLLSLLPNQTLIQTLGPQNSAPLSVVYVTERGGSSNIFYDLVYLNSLQISRSRSALEIPKRVQVPLLKGKNGIAMKDKPTVTGDYLIYVSTHEDPGKPRASWAAVYSTELKTGLTRRLTPYGIADFSPAVSPSGVYTAVASYGESGWNGDVEELSTDIYVFLTRDGTQRVKVVEHGGWPSWVDDTTLYFHRRSEEDEWISVYRAILPSGAPISTDSVIVERVTPPGLHAFTPATSADNNKFIAVATRRPDSDYRHIELYDLVKNEFIELTRLLSPQTHHLNPFISPDSTRVGYHRCRGASNDKKSAHFLLENLNSPVSEISLFRVDGSFPSWSPGGDRIAYVEFPGIYVVNPDGSNRRQVYPKMAFSTVWDPVRPGVVYSSTGPTFASESTEVDIISINVDGEADEAYNFKKLTTNGENNAFPAVSPDGKWVVFRSGRSGHKNLYVMDAVEGEKAGLRRLTEGPWGDTMCSWSPDGEWIAFASDRENPGSGSFELFLIHPNGTGLRKLVQSGLGGRTNHPYFSPDGKSIAFTTDYAGISAEPISNPHHYQPYGEIYTVKLDGSDLKRLTHNSFEDGTPAWGPTYIKPEDVEWPIYRPKCSFEECHWLNEMPSHSGGVETLEPSKPQCSGA; the protein is encoded by the coding sequence ATGGCACCCTTAGTCCTTACTCTACTTCTCCATTTCTCAATAGCTCTATCCAGTGCTTCGCCGGACCATGAATCATCCGGCGCCACCACCATCATCTTCGCCACGCTCGGCAGCAGATCAACCTACGCTTTCGACATCTTTACTCTCCCCACTCGTGCCTCACCTTCCTCTGCCGACGAGATCCAGCTCACCGACGGCAAATCGCTTAATTTCAACGGTTTCTTTCCTTCTCTGTCttcttctctcctctctctcttacCTAATCAAACCCTGATACAGACCTTGGGCCCGCAAAACTCTGCACCATTGAGCGTTGTCTATGTCACGGAGCGCGGTGGATCGTCCAATATCTTCTACGATTTAGTTTATTTGAATAGCCTGCAAATCAGTAGATCGAGGTCCGCCCTTGAAATCCCCAAACGCGTTCAAGTGCCGCTGCTGAAGGGCAAAAATGGAATTGCAATGAAGGATAAGCCTACTGTGACCGGAGATTATCTGATATATGTGTCCACGCATGAGGATCCTGGGAAGCCTAGGGCGAGTTGGGCTGCTGTGTACTCGACGGAGTTGAAAACCGGGTTGACTCGGAGACTCACCCCTTATGGGATCGCCGATTTTAGCCCTGCGGTTTCTCCTTCTGGGGTTTATACAGCTGTGGCGTCTTATGGGGAGAGTGGGTGGAATGGTGACGTAGAGGAATTGAGTACTGATATCTACGTGTTCTTGACTCGTGATGGGACTCAACGGGTTAAGGTTGTTGAACACGGCGGGTGGCCCAGTTGGGTAGACGATACAACACTTTACTTTCACAGAAGAAGCGAAGAAGATGAATGGATAAGCGTTTACAGAGCCATTTTACCCAGTGGAGCACCGATTTCGACTGATTCAGTGATTGTTGAGCGGGTCACTCCACCAGGTCTTCACGCCTTCACTCCAGCTACTTCTGCAGATAACAACAAATTCATAGCAGTAGCTACGAGAAGACCCGATTCGGATTATCGCCATATAGAGCTATATGACCTTGTTAAGAACGAGTTTATCGAGTTAACTCGATTATTATCACCCCAAACTCATCACTTGAATCCGTTTATCTCACCTGACTCAACCCGAGTTGGGTACCACAGGTGTAGAGGAGCCTCTAACGATAAAAAGAGCGCCCACTTTCTGTTAGAAAATCTCAATAGCCCAGTATCAGAGATTTCACTCTTTAGAGTCGACGGGTCATTCCCTTCTTGGTCACCTGGGGGTGACCGTATCGCTTACGTTGAATTTCCGGGCATCTACGTCGTGAACCCGGACGGCTCGAACCGGCGTCAGGTTTATCCTAAAATGGCGTTCTCGACCGTTTGGGACCCCGTTCGTCCAGGGGTTGTATACTCTAGTACTGGTCCCACTTTTGCCAGTGAGAGTACAGAGGTTGATATAATCTCCATTAACGTTGATGGTGAAGCTGATGAAGCTTATAATTTCAAGAAGCTGACCACTAACGGTGAGAACAATGCATTTCCTGCTGTGTCGCCGGATGGGAAATGGGTAGTGTTCCGGTCGGGTCGATCGGGTCACAAAAACTTGTATGTAATGGATGCGGTGGAAGGTGAGAAAGCCGGACTCCGAAGGTTAACGGAGGGTCCATGGGGCGACACTATGTGTAGTTGGTCACCGGATGGTGAATGGATTGCGTTTGCATCGGATCGGGAGAACCCGGGTTCTGGTAGCTTCGAATTGTTTCTGATCCACCCGAATGGAACGGGGTTGAGAAAGTTGGTTCAAAGCGGGTTGGGTGGCAGAACTAACCATCCATATTTTAGCCCAGATGGGAAGAGTATAGCGTTTACTACAGATTACGCTGGAATATCAGCTGAGCCAATTTCGAACCCACATCATTATCAGCCTTATGGAGAGATCTATACGGTGAAATTGGACGGCTCTGATTTGAAGAGGTTGACACATAATTCTTTCGAGGATGGGACCCCAGCATGGGGCCCCACATATATTAAGCCAGAAGATGTGGAGTGGCCAATTTATAGACCAAAGTGCTCGTTTGAGGAGTGTCACTGGCTCAATGAAATGCCGAGCCACAGTGGTGGGGTTGAAACTTTGGAGCCAAGCAAGCCTCAATGTAGTGGTGCATAG